A DNA window from Centropristis striata isolate RG_2023a ecotype Rhode Island chromosome 10, C.striata_1.0, whole genome shotgun sequence contains the following coding sequences:
- the tmsb4x gene encoding thymosin beta-4, with translation MSDKPDVSAVESFDKSQLKKTETQEKNTLPTKETIEQEKSA, from the exons ATGAGTGATAAACCAGACGTCTCGGCAGTCGAAAGCTTCGACAAGTCCCAGCTGAAGAAGACGGAAACCCAAGAGAAAAACACACTGCCAACCAAAGAGA CCATTGAACAGGAGAAGTCGGCGTAA